A window of Ranitomeya variabilis isolate aRanVar5 chromosome 2, aRanVar5.hap1, whole genome shotgun sequence contains these coding sequences:
- the SESN1 gene encoding sestrin-1 isoform X2 encodes MRLSPRAAVPAPEILCSRCSGVCNNKVKELSVRIPRPAGQGPSRFIPEEEILQVGMEDENMVLADAFADMGRLDNVALVMVFHPQYLESFLKTQHYLLQMDGPLPACYQHYIGIMAAARHQCSYLVNLHVNDFIQSGGDQKWLNGLENAPLKLRNLGELNKLLAHRPWLITKEHIEKLLKTGEHSWSLAELIHAVVLLAHYHSLASFTFGCGVSPEIHGDSGHNFHPPSVSNYCICDITNGNHGGNEGRLTAGSLSSDSSYEVEVLMEKMKLLQECRDEEEASQEEMATRFEREKTESMLAFATDEDPPPAREVSTHFEDTSYGYKDFSRRRMHVPTFRVQDFSWEDHGYSLVNRLYPDVGQLLDEKFHIAYNLTYNTMAMHNDVDTSTLRRAIWNYVHCMFGIRYDDYDYGEINQLLDRSFKVYIKNVVCSPEKTTKRMYDSYWRQFKHSEKVHVNLLLMEARMQAELLYALRAITWYMT; translated from the exons ATGAGGTTGTCCCCACGGGCGGCTGTGCCAGCTCCAGAAATCCTCTGCAGTCGCTGCAGCGGGGTGTGCAACAACAAAGTCAAG GAATTGAGTGTCCGAATCCCACGCCCTGCAGGCCAGGGGCCTAGCAGATTCATCCCAGAAGAAGAG ATTCTACAAGTCGGAATGGAGGATGAAAATATGGTGTTGGCTGATGCTTTTGCAGATATGGGGCGGCTGGATAATGTCGCCCTAGTGATGGTTTTTCACCCACAGTACTTGGAAAGCTTTCTGAAAACACAGCATTACTTGTTGCAGATGGATGGCCCCTTACCTGCCTGTTATCAGCACTACATAGGGATTATG GCTGCAGCCAGGCATCAGTGCTCCTACCTTGTTAACCTACACGTCAATGACTTTATTCAGAGTGGAGGGGACCAGAAGTGGTTAAATGGTCTTGAAAATGCTCCTCTCAAGCTCCGTAATCTAGGAGAGCTGAACAAGTTGCTGGCACACAGGCCTTGGCTGATAACAAAAGAACACATAGAG AAACTGCTAAAAACTGGGGAGCACAGTTGGTCCTTGGCAGAGCTGATCCATGCAGTCGTTCTTCTTGCTCATTATCACTCCCTGGCCTCCTTCACATTTGGCTGTGGGGTCAGTCCAGAAATTCATGGCGACAGTGGGCACAATTTCCACCCCCCATCTGTCAGCAACTACTGCATTTGTGACATAACGAATGGCAATCATGGAGGAAACGAGGGCCGTCTGACAGCCGGAAGCTTG AGCTCTGATTCTTCTTATGAAGTTGAAGTTCTCATGGAGAAAATGAAACTGCTCCAAGAATGTAGAGATGAAGAAGAAGCAAGTCAGGAAGAAATGGCTACTCGTTTTGAAAGGGAGAAGACTGAGAGCATGCTCGCTTTTGCTACAG ATGAAGACCCTCCTCCAGCAAGAGAGGTGTCAACACATTTTGAAGACACAAGTTATGGTTACAAAGACTTCTCTCGTCGCAGGATGCATGTCCCCACATTCCGAGTACAG gatTTCAGCTGGGAAGACCATGGTTACTCCTTAGTTAATCGTCTTTATCCAGACGTTGGGCAGCTACTAGATGAGAAGTTTCATATTGCATATAACCTTACGTATAACACCATGGCAATGCACAATGATGTAGATACCTCAACATTGCGACGGGCCATATGGAACTATGTGCATTGTATGTTTGGAATAAG ATATGATGATTATGACTATGGAGAAATCAATCAGTTACTGGACCGCAGCTTTAAAGTTTACATTAAAAATGTGGTGTGCAGTCCAGAGAAGACAACCAAAAGAATGTATGACAGCTACTGGAGGCAGTTCAAACATTCTGAGAAG GTTCACGTTAATTTGCTTCTTATGGAAGCAAGGATGCAAGCTGAACTTCTTTATGCTCTGAGAGCAATTACTTGGTATATGACCTGA
- the SESN1 gene encoding sestrin-1 isoform X1 → MRLSPRAAVPAPEILCSRCSGVCNNKVKELSVRIPRPAGQGPSRFIPEEEILQVGMEDENMVLADAFADMGRLDNVALVMVFHPQYLESFLKTQHYLLQMDGPLPACYQHYIGIMAAARHQCSYLVNLHVNDFIQSGGDQKWLNGLENAPLKLRNLGELNKLLAHRPWLITKEHIEKLLKTGEHSWSLAELIHAVVLLAHYHSLASFTFGCGVSPEIHGDSGHNFHPPSVSNYCICDITNGNHGGNEGRLTAGSLSSDSSYEVEVLMEKMKLLQECRDEEEASQEEMATRFEREKTESMLAFATEDEDPPPAREVSTHFEDTSYGYKDFSRRRMHVPTFRVQDFSWEDHGYSLVNRLYPDVGQLLDEKFHIAYNLTYNTMAMHNDVDTSTLRRAIWNYVHCMFGIRYDDYDYGEINQLLDRSFKVYIKNVVCSPEKTTKRMYDSYWRQFKHSEKVHVNLLLMEARMQAELLYALRAITWYMT, encoded by the exons ATGAGGTTGTCCCCACGGGCGGCTGTGCCAGCTCCAGAAATCCTCTGCAGTCGCTGCAGCGGGGTGTGCAACAACAAAGTCAAG GAATTGAGTGTCCGAATCCCACGCCCTGCAGGCCAGGGGCCTAGCAGATTCATCCCAGAAGAAGAG ATTCTACAAGTCGGAATGGAGGATGAAAATATGGTGTTGGCTGATGCTTTTGCAGATATGGGGCGGCTGGATAATGTCGCCCTAGTGATGGTTTTTCACCCACAGTACTTGGAAAGCTTTCTGAAAACACAGCATTACTTGTTGCAGATGGATGGCCCCTTACCTGCCTGTTATCAGCACTACATAGGGATTATG GCTGCAGCCAGGCATCAGTGCTCCTACCTTGTTAACCTACACGTCAATGACTTTATTCAGAGTGGAGGGGACCAGAAGTGGTTAAATGGTCTTGAAAATGCTCCTCTCAAGCTCCGTAATCTAGGAGAGCTGAACAAGTTGCTGGCACACAGGCCTTGGCTGATAACAAAAGAACACATAGAG AAACTGCTAAAAACTGGGGAGCACAGTTGGTCCTTGGCAGAGCTGATCCATGCAGTCGTTCTTCTTGCTCATTATCACTCCCTGGCCTCCTTCACATTTGGCTGTGGGGTCAGTCCAGAAATTCATGGCGACAGTGGGCACAATTTCCACCCCCCATCTGTCAGCAACTACTGCATTTGTGACATAACGAATGGCAATCATGGAGGAAACGAGGGCCGTCTGACAGCCGGAAGCTTG AGCTCTGATTCTTCTTATGAAGTTGAAGTTCTCATGGAGAAAATGAAACTGCTCCAAGAATGTAGAGATGAAGAAGAAGCAAGTCAGGAAGAAATGGCTACTCGTTTTGAAAGGGAGAAGACTGAGAGCATGCTCGCTTTTGCTACAG AAGATGAAGACCCTCCTCCAGCAAGAGAGGTGTCAACACATTTTGAAGACACAAGTTATGGTTACAAAGACTTCTCTCGTCGCAGGATGCATGTCCCCACATTCCGAGTACAG gatTTCAGCTGGGAAGACCATGGTTACTCCTTAGTTAATCGTCTTTATCCAGACGTTGGGCAGCTACTAGATGAGAAGTTTCATATTGCATATAACCTTACGTATAACACCATGGCAATGCACAATGATGTAGATACCTCAACATTGCGACGGGCCATATGGAACTATGTGCATTGTATGTTTGGAATAAG ATATGATGATTATGACTATGGAGAAATCAATCAGTTACTGGACCGCAGCTTTAAAGTTTACATTAAAAATGTGGTGTGCAGTCCAGAGAAGACAACCAAAAGAATGTATGACAGCTACTGGAGGCAGTTCAAACATTCTGAGAAG GTTCACGTTAATTTGCTTCTTATGGAAGCAAGGATGCAAGCTGAACTTCTTTATGCTCTGAGAGCAATTACTTGGTATATGACCTGA